A segment of the Azospirillum lipoferum 4B genome:
ACTGGCTGCGGCTGTCGGAACGGCGGGTCGGCACCAAGGAAGGCTGTGCGGAGGGCGATTGCGGCGCCTGCACCGTGGTGGTCGGGCGGCTGGACGGCGACAGGCTGCGCTATGAGGCGGTGAACGCCTGCATCCGCTTCCTCGCCACGCTGGACGGCTGCCGGCTGCTGACGGTTGAGCATCTGAAGGGGCCGGACGGCGCGCTGCACCCGGTTCAGCAGGCGATGGTCGATTGCCACGGCTCGCAATGCGGATTCTGCACGCCGGGCTTCGTCATGTCGCTGCTGGCGCTGTACCTCAACGAGGAGCGGCCGGACGGCCAGCGGATCGACGACGCGCTGGCCGGGAATCTCTGCCGCTGCACCGGCTATGAGCCCATCGTCCGCGCCGCCCACACCATGTACGAGATTGGCGACCGGGCCGCCGACCGCTTTGCCGACCGTGAGGCGTGGGCGGACAGGCTGACGGCCTTGCGCGACGGGGAGATCCTCAGCGTCGGAGCCGGCGGGCGCCGTTTTCTGGCGCCGGCCACCGTGCCGCAGCTGGCGCAGCTCCTGCTCGACAATCCCGGCGCCACCATCGTGGCGGGGGCGACCGATGTCGGGCTGTGGGTGACCAAGTTCCAGCGCGTGCTGGCGACCGTGATCTACACCGGCCGTGTGCGCGACCTGCGGCGGATCGAGGATCGCGGCGACGCGCTGGCGATCGGGGCCGGGGTGACCTACAGCGACGCGGCGGAGCGGATCGCCGCGCTCTATCCCGATTTCGGCGAGCTGATCCGCCGCATCGGGGCGGAGCAGGTGCGCAACATGGGCACCATCGGCGGCAACATCGCCAACGGCTCCCCCATCGGCGACACCCCGCCGGCGCTGATCGCCTGCGGCGCCACCCTGCGGCTGCGCCGCGGCGGCGAGACGCGCGAGCTGCCGCTGGAGGATTTCTTCATCGAATACGGCAAGCAGGACCGCCGCGAGGGCGAATTCGTCGAGGCGGTGATCCTGCCCAAACCGGCGGCGGGGGTGCGGTTCCGTGCCTACAAGATCGCCAAGCGCTTCGACCAGGACATCTCCGCCGTCTGCGGCGCCTTCCGCCTGACGCTGGACGGCGAGGGGCGGGTTGCCGACATCCGCATCGCCTTCGGCGGCATGGCCGGCACGCCGAAACGCGCCGGCGGGGCCGAAGCGGTGCTGCTGGGCCGCCATTGGACCGAGGAAAGCGTGACCCAGGCGATGGACGCGCTGGCCGGCGACTACACGCCGCTGAGCGACTGGCGGGCCAGCGCGGGCTATCGCTCCATGGTGGCCGCGAATTTGCTGATGAAGCTGTATGTCGAGACCAGCGACCCGGCGGCGGACACCCGTCTGGTCGGCGACCGGAGGCTTGCACATGCCTGATTCCATGGCGCCCGATGTCACGGCCCCCATCACGCCTGCCGCCCCGGCGCGGATCGAGGGCGCCGTCCATGACCCGCGCCGGCATGAAAGCGCGCACAAGCATGTCAGTGGCGAGGCGGTCTATGTCGACGATATCGCCGAGCCGGCCGGGTTGCTGCATGTCTATCTGGGCCTCAGCAGCCGGGCGCATGCGAGCATCCGCTCCATCGACCTGTCTCCGGTCAGGCAGGCTCCGGGGGTGGTGGCCGTCTTCACCGCCGCGGACGTGCCGGGGGTGAACGACATCGGCTGCCTGGGCAAGCATGACGAGCCGCTGTTCGCCTCGACCCTGGTCGAGCATGTCGGCCAGCCGATCTTCGCTGTCGCCGCCGAAACCCGCGATCAGGCCCGCCGCGCCGCCAAGCTGGCGGTGATCGAATATGAGGATCTGCCGGCCGTCCTGACCATCGCCGCCGCCCGCGACGGCGAGCGGACACTGGTCACCCCGCCGATGACGCTCCGGGTCGGCGACGCCGATGCTGCGCTGGCCGCGGCGCCGCACCGGGTGGAGGGGCGGCTCGCCATCGGCGGGCAGGAGCATTTCTACCTGGAAAGCCAGATCGCCATGGCAGTGCCCGGCGAGGATGGCGAGGTGCTGATCCATGTCTCCACCCAGCATCCGACCGAGGTGCAGCACATCGTCGCCCATGTGCTTGACCTGGCGGACGCCGCGGTGACGGTGGAGGTTCGGCGGATGGGCGGCGGCTTCGGCGGGAAGGAGACGCAATCGAACCTGTTCGCTGCCTGCACCGCGCTGGTCGCCAAGCGCACCGGCCGCGCCGCCAAGCTGCGCCCCGACCGCGACGACGATTTCCAGGTCACCGGCAAGCGCCATGATTTCGAGATCGACTATCGCGTCGGCTTCGACGACAGCGGCCTGATCCAGGGCGTCGACATGCTGTTCGCGGCAAGGGCGGGCTATGCCGCCGACCTGTCGGGACCGGTGACCGACCGTGCGCTGTTCCATGCCGACAACGGCTATTTCTATCCGGCGGCGCGGCTGGAATCGCTGCCGCTGAAGACCAACACGGTATCCAACACGGCGTTTCGCGGCTTCGGCGGCCCGCAGGGCATGGTCGCGGCGGAGCGGGTGATCGACGAAATCGCCTTCGCGCTGGGCAAGGACCCGCTGGAAATCCGCAAGCGGAACTTCTACGGGACGGATGCCGAGGGAGGGGAGCGCAATCTGACGCCCTATCACCAGACCGTCACCGACAACATCCTGCCGGAGCTGATCGCGCAGCTGGAGGACAGCAGCGCCTATTGGCGGCGGCGGGAGGAGATCCGCGCCTTCAACGCCAACAGCCGCATCCTGCGCAAGGGGCTGGCGCTGACCCCGGTGAAGTTCGGCATCTCCTTCACCGCCAGCCATTACAACCAAGCCGGCGCGCTGGTCCATGTCTACACCGACGGCAGCATCCAGCTGAACCATGGCGGGATCGAGATGGGGCAGGGGCTCTACACCAAGGTCGCCCAGGTGGTGGCGGAGGAGTTCCAGGTCGACATCTCCACCATCCGCCCGACCGCCACCAGCACCGGCAAGGTGCCCAACACCTCGGCCACCGCGGCGTCGTCGGGTTCCGACCTGAACGGCAAGGCGGCGCAGGCGGCGGCCCGCACCATCAGGGAGCGGCTGGTCGCCTTCGCGGCGGAGAAGTGGGGCGTGGCGCCCGACGCGGTGCGGTTCGAGCGCAACCGGGTGCGGGTCGGCGACTGCGACATGAGCTTCGCCGAGCTGGTGCGCGCCGCCTATATGGCGCGGGTCCAGCTGTCGGCCACCGGCTTCTACAAGACGCCGAAGATCCATTGGGACCGCGCGGCCGGGCGCGGCACGCCGTTTTACTACTTCGCCTATGGCGCGGCCTGCGCCGAGGTGACGGTGGACACGCTGACCGGCGAATATGTCGTCGACCGGGTGGACATCCTGCACGATTGCGGCCGCTCGCTGAACCCGGCCATCGACAGGGGGCAGATCGAGGGCGGCTTCGTCCAGGGCATGGGCTGGCTGACCATGGAGGAGCTGTGGTGGGACGGGCAGGGCCGCCTGCGCACCCACGCGCCCAGCACCTACAAGATCCCGGCCTGTTCGGACCGTCCGCGCATCTTCAACGTCGCGCTGCTGGAGAATGCGCCGAACCGCGAGGACAGCATCTTCCGCTCCAAGGCGGTGGGCGAGCCGCCCTTCATGCTGGGCATGTCGGTGTTCCACGCCCTGTCCGACGCGGTGGCGAGCGTCGCCGGGCACCGGGTCTGTCCGCGTCTGGACGCGCCGGCCACGCCGGAGCGGGTGCTGAGGTGCATTGCGGCGTTGCGTGAGCGGGTGGCGGCCTCCCCCCGACAATGACCGCACTTTCCACCACCCTCTCCAACTGGCTGACCCAAGGCGCGCCCGCCATCCTCGTCACAGTCGCCGAGGCGCGCGGCTCCACCCCGCGGGAGGAGGGGGCCGGCATGCTGGTGGGGCGGGAGGCCTGCGCCGGAACGGTCGGCGGCGGGCGGCTGGAATGGACCGCCATCGCCGCCGCGCGGCGGATGCTGGAGGACGGCAGCGTTGCCGAGACGCTCGACCTGGCCCTGGGGCCGGCGACCGGCCAGTGCTGCGGCGGGCATGTCGTGCTGCGGCTGGAGCGGGCCGATGGCGGCACCGTGGCCGCCTTGCAGGAACGGGAGCGCCGGGCGCTGGACGCGCGGCCGACCCTGCTGCTGTTCGGGGCCGGGCATGTCGGACGGGCCATGGCGACCGCCTTCGCACCGCTGCCGCTGCGCCTGCGGTGGATCGACGGCAGGGCACAGGAGTTTCCCGAAACGATCCCGGCGGGCGTGGAGCGCATCCTGACCGAAAGCCCGCTCGATCCGCTGGCGGGGGCTCCTCCTGGCGCCGGTTATCTGGTGCTGACCCACAGCCACGCCCTGGACTTCGAGATCGCCGAGGCGGCGCTGCGGCGGGGCGACGCCGCCTATGTCGGCATGATCGGCTCGGCGACGAAACGCGCGAAGTTCGAGCGCTGGTTCCGGGCGCGCGGGCGCGATGCGGGGGCGTTGGAGCGGCTGACCTGTCCCATCGGTGCGGCGCTGACCGGGGATAAGCGGCCGGAGGTGATCGCGGCGCTGGTGGCGGCGGAACTGCTGGTGGCGTTTGCGGTTCCCTCCCGGGTCTCCCTCTCCCCCCCGGGGAGAGGGTCGGGGTGAGGGGGGGCCGCTTCGAGGATTTCTTCGGCTGCGCCGAACCCCCTCATCCTAACCTTCTCCCCAGGGGGGAGAAGGGATTCTCCAGGGGGGAGAAGGGACTAGGGCAGCGGGCTTTCGCTTCTCACCCCATCGCTTCCGCCCCCGACACCAGTTCGATCAGCTCATTCGTGACCTGTTCCTGGCGCAGGTGGCGCGCCGTCGCGGTCAGTTCGTCCAGCGTGGTTTCGATGTTGTGGCGGGCCGTCATCATGGTGGACAGGCGCGCGGCGTTCTCGGCGGCGAAGCTCTCCATCGCGGCATCGGCGAGCAGGGCGAAGACATACTCGTCCACCAGCCGGGCGATCAGGTCGCGGGGCGGCATGTTGATCAGCGGCGGCACCGTCCGGGCGCCATCGCGCGGCAGGCCGAGCGGCAGCAGGGGGCGGCGCACCAGCTCCGGCGGCGCGCCCGCGTTGGTCCGGCCGTAGAGCAACTCCACCCGGCCCAGCCGTCCGTCCGCCGCCGCTTGGTAGAGTGCCTCGGCGATGCGCCGGGCGGTGGCGGTGACGGCGTCGGTGTTGGTCGCCATCGCCGTGGCCCAGGCCGGGGGACGGCCGCGTTCCTCCAGCAGGGCGGCGCCGCGCGACCCCGCCACCCACAAGGCGCAGGCCGGCGGTGCCGCCAGCGCCGCGTCGACCAGCTTTTCGGCGAAGGCGCCGACGAAGCCGTGTTCCGGCGCGAACAGCACCCAGGCGCAATGGCCGTGCCCGTTGACCGGCCATTGCTGCGGCGCGTCGTCCAGCAAGGCTGCGGCCTGGGCCAGCGCTCCGGCGATCACCTCGGCATAGGCGCGGGTACCGGCCAGCGTGCCGAGCGCCTGCTGCAGCCGCATGGCGGCGAGAGAGCGCATGACGTCGGTCACCGCCTCCAGATCCTGCACGCTGGCGCGGCGTGCCTCGACCTCCGCCAGCCTTTCGGTCATGGCGCCGCTCCGGTCAAGCCCGAGACGGCTTGCGCGATCAGGTCGCGCAGGGCCGCCTTGGTGGCGTCGTCCAGCGTCTCGCCGATATGCGGCGGGTAGGCGGCGACCAGACCCGCCAGTGCCGCCTGGAAGCGCGGCATCGCCTCCAGCGCCAGCCCGTCCAGCGTTCCATCGGCCAGTGCCAGCAGCTGCGCCGCCTGGACCGCCAGCGGGCGGGGCGACAGGTGCCGCTGCGCCAGCAGGGCCCGCATGCGCCGGCCATGCTCCACCGCCTTGCGCGTCCGCTCGTCCACCAGACCGCCGAAGCGGGTGAAGACCTCCAGCTCCAGGAACTGGGCGTAGTCGAGCCGCAGCGGCTCGGCCAGCGTGCGCAGGGCCGGCGGCTGGGCCTTGCCGCCGACGCGCGACACGCTGCGGCCGATGTCGACCGCCGGCTTCTGTCCTTCGTAGAACAGCTTGGCGTCGAGGCAGACCTGCCCGTCGGTGATGGAGATCAGGTTGGTCGGGATGTAGGCCGACAGGTTGCCGCCCTGGGTTTCGGCGATGGGCAGCGCGGTCAGCGACCCGCCGCCCCTGGCCGGGCTGAGCTTGGCGGCGCGTTCCAGCAGGCGGCTGTGCAGGTAGAAGACATCGCCCGGATAGGCCTCCCGCCCCGGCGGGCGGCGCAGCAGGAGCGAGAGCTGGCGGTGGACCGCCGCATGCTTGGTCAGGTCGTCGACGATCACCAGGGCGTGGCGGCCGCTGTCGCGGAAATGCTCGGCCATGGTGAAGCCGGCATAGGGCGCCAGCCATTGCAGGCCGGGGGCGGAATCGGCGGCGGCGATGACGAACAGGGTGCGCGCCGCGGCGCCGCCCTGGCGCACCGCCTCGATGGCCGCGCGCAGGCCGGACGCCTTCTGGCCGACGGCGACATAGACGCAATACACATCCCCGTCGGTCTGGTTGAGGATGGCGTCCACCGCGATGGCGGTCTTGCCGGTGGCGCGGTCGCCGATCAGCAGCTCGCGCTGGCCGCGGCCGAGCGGGAACATGGCGTCGATCACCGCGGTGCCGGTCAGCAGCGGTTCGGACACCGCCGCGCGCTCGGCGATGGTCGGGGCCGGGCGCTCCACCGGCTCCCACCCGTCGGCCTCGATGGGCGGACCGTCGTCCAGCGGATTGCCGAGCGGATCGACCACCCGCCCCATCAGCCGGTCGCCGACCGGCACGCGCAGGACCGTTCCGGTGCCGTGGACGGTGCCGCCGGCTGCGACCTGCGTGGCATCGCCCAGCAGGACGCAGCCGATCCGGTCATCCAGATCCATGGCGAGCCCGGCAACCCCGCCGGCGAACAGCAGAAGCTCGTCCACCCGCACGTCGGGCAGGCCGGAGACATGGGCGATGCCGTCGCCGACCGACTCCACCCGCCCGACCGATTCCAGCCGCGCGGCGG
Coding sequences within it:
- the xdhC gene encoding xanthine dehydrogenase accessory protein XdhC gives rise to the protein MTALSTTLSNWLTQGAPAILVTVAEARGSTPREEGAGMLVGREACAGTVGGGRLEWTAIAAARRMLEDGSVAETLDLALGPATGQCCGGHVVLRLERADGGTVAALQERERRALDARPTLLLFGAGHVGRAMATAFAPLPLRLRWIDGRAQEFPETIPAGVERILTESPLDPLAGAPPGAGYLVLTHSHALDFEIAEAALRRGDAAYVGMIGSATKRAKFERWFRARGRDAGALERLTCPIGAALTGDKRPEVIAALVAAELLVAFAVPSRVSLSPPGRGSG
- a CDS encoding F0F1 ATP synthase subunit alpha; the protein is MTPQEPMPTPSLEDALDAWMPGALRRLDGLDTAARLESVGRVESVGDGIAHVSGLPDVRVDELLLFAGGVAGLAMDLDDRIGCVLLGDATQVAAGGTVHGTGTVLRVPVGDRLMGRVVDPLGNPLDDGPPIEADGWEPVERPAPTIAERAAVSEPLLTGTAVIDAMFPLGRGQRELLIGDRATGKTAIAVDAILNQTDGDVYCVYVAVGQKASGLRAAIEAVRQGGAAARTLFVIAAADSAPGLQWLAPYAGFTMAEHFRDSGRHALVIVDDLTKHAAVHRQLSLLLRRPPGREAYPGDVFYLHSRLLERAAKLSPARGGGSLTALPIAETQGGNLSAYIPTNLISITDGQVCLDAKLFYEGQKPAVDIGRSVSRVGGKAQPPALRTLAEPLRLDYAQFLELEVFTRFGGLVDERTRKAVEHGRRMRALLAQRHLSPRPLAVQAAQLLALADGTLDGLALEAMPRFQAALAGLVAAYPPHIGETLDDATKAALRDLIAQAVSGLTGAAP
- a CDS encoding F0F1 ATP synthase subunit gamma — encoded protein: MTERLAEVEARRASVQDLEAVTDVMRSLAAMRLQQALGTLAGTRAYAEVIAGALAQAAALLDDAPQQWPVNGHGHCAWVLFAPEHGFVGAFAEKLVDAALAAPPACALWVAGSRGAALLEERGRPPAWATAMATNTDAVTATARRIAEALYQAAADGRLGRVELLYGRTNAGAPPELVRRPLLPLGLPRDGARTVPPLINMPPRDLIARLVDEYVFALLADAAMESFAAENAARLSTMMTARHNIETTLDELTATARHLRQEQVTNELIELVSGAEAMG
- the xdhB gene encoding xanthine dehydrogenase molybdopterin binding subunit — protein: MPDSMAPDVTAPITPAAPARIEGAVHDPRRHESAHKHVSGEAVYVDDIAEPAGLLHVYLGLSSRAHASIRSIDLSPVRQAPGVVAVFTAADVPGVNDIGCLGKHDEPLFASTLVEHVGQPIFAVAAETRDQARRAAKLAVIEYEDLPAVLTIAAARDGERTLVTPPMTLRVGDADAALAAAPHRVEGRLAIGGQEHFYLESQIAMAVPGEDGEVLIHVSTQHPTEVQHIVAHVLDLADAAVTVEVRRMGGGFGGKETQSNLFAACTALVAKRTGRAAKLRPDRDDDFQVTGKRHDFEIDYRVGFDDSGLIQGVDMLFAARAGYAADLSGPVTDRALFHADNGYFYPAARLESLPLKTNTVSNTAFRGFGGPQGMVAAERVIDEIAFALGKDPLEIRKRNFYGTDAEGGERNLTPYHQTVTDNILPELIAQLEDSSAYWRRREEIRAFNANSRILRKGLALTPVKFGISFTASHYNQAGALVHVYTDGSIQLNHGGIEMGQGLYTKVAQVVAEEFQVDISTIRPTATSTGKVPNTSATAASSGSDLNGKAAQAAARTIRERLVAFAAEKWGVAPDAVRFERNRVRVGDCDMSFAELVRAAYMARVQLSATGFYKTPKIHWDRAAGRGTPFYYFAYGAACAEVTVDTLTGEYVVDRVDILHDCGRSLNPAIDRGQIEGGFVQGMGWLTMEELWWDGQGRLRTHAPSTYKIPACSDRPRIFNVALLENAPNREDSIFRSKAVGEPPFMLGMSVFHALSDAVASVAGHRVCPRLDAPATPERVLRCIAALRERVAASPRQ
- the xdhA gene encoding xanthine dehydrogenase small subunit; the protein is MRQRLRFYLGDELREIDAVDPTLTVLDWLRLSERRVGTKEGCAEGDCGACTVVVGRLDGDRLRYEAVNACIRFLATLDGCRLLTVEHLKGPDGALHPVQQAMVDCHGSQCGFCTPGFVMSLLALYLNEERPDGQRIDDALAGNLCRCTGYEPIVRAAHTMYEIGDRAADRFADREAWADRLTALRDGEILSVGAGGRRFLAPATVPQLAQLLLDNPGATIVAGATDVGLWVTKFQRVLATVIYTGRVRDLRRIEDRGDALAIGAGVTYSDAAERIAALYPDFGELIRRIGAEQVRNMGTIGGNIANGSPIGDTPPALIACGATLRLRRGGETRELPLEDFFIEYGKQDRREGEFVEAVILPKPAAGVRFRAYKIAKRFDQDISAVCGAFRLTLDGEGRVADIRIAFGGMAGTPKRAGGAEAVLLGRHWTEESVTQAMDALAGDYTPLSDWRASAGYRSMVAANLLMKLYVETSDPAADTRLVGDRRLAHA